The Electrophorus electricus isolate fEleEle1 chromosome 19, fEleEle1.pri, whole genome shotgun sequence genome has a segment encoding these proteins:
- the efnb3b gene encoding ephrin-B3b, whose amino-acid sequence MRLYESSDTLHWAISACRSFNPAPENKGSVLQKSTSDGTRQGLESMRGGVCATQGMKVVLKVGQRPYGLPPKPAKPDQAGRTNSRNPGVTGNTTFPRVPGGGATAGGENGPLPASNIAVIAGAAGGSAFLLLVTAVICVVCYRRRHSKHSESHHPPLSLSSLTSPKRGGGGGGGGGNNNGSEPSDIIIPLRTSDSAYCPHYEKVSGDYGHPVYIVQEMPPQSPANIYYKV is encoded by the exons ATGAGGCTATATGAGAGCTCTGACACTCTGCACTGGGCCATTTCTGCCTGTCGCAGTTTTAACCCTGCACCTGAGAACAAGGGCTCTGTGCTGCAAAAAT CTACGTCAGACGGTACGCGTCAGGGCCTCGAGAGCatgagaggaggagtgtgtgccaCACAGGGCATGAAGGTCGTGCTTAAAGTGGGACAAa GGCCCTACGGATTGCCTCCAAAGCCTGCCAAACCCGACCAGGCGGGTCGTACCAACAGCCGAAATCCAG GGGTCACTGGGAacactacatttcccagagtgCCCGGGGGAGGAGCCACAGCGGGCGGCGAGAACGGCCCCCTCCCTGCCTCTAACATCGCCGTCATCGCTGGCGCAGCAGGAGGCTCCGCCTTCCTCCTGCTCGTCACCGCGGTGATCTGTGTGGTGTGCTACCGCCGGCGACACTCCAAACACTCAGAGTCGCACCACCCaccgctctccctctcctccctaaCCTCCCCCAagcgggggggcgggggcgggggcggagGCGGCAACAACAATGGCTCGGAGCCCAGCGACATCATCATCCCGCTGCGGACTTCGGACTCGGCCTACTGCCCGCACTACGAGAAGGTGAGCGGGGACTACGGCCACCCCGTCTACATCGTGCAGGAGATGCCACCCCAGAGTCCCGCCAACATCTACTACAAAGTATGA